Proteins from a single region of Dyadobacter fanqingshengii:
- the lptB gene encoding LPS export ABC transporter ATP-binding protein, whose translation MILRTENLVKKYGVRLVNNNVSYQVEQGEIVGLLGPNGAGKTTSFYMAVGLVKPNSGKVFLDDKDITSLPMYKRARLGLGYLAQEASVFRSLTVEENIRAVLEMTDMSRTDQKQKVEELLEEFHLTHVRKSKGMVLSGGERRRTEIARSLAVDPKFILLDEPFAGVDPIAVEDIQSIVAKLKHKNIGILITDHNVNETLSITDRAYLLFEGKILKQGSAEELAEDEVVRRVYLGQNFELKRKI comes from the coding sequence ATGATATTAAGAACCGAAAACCTTGTAAAAAAATACGGGGTTCGTCTTGTCAACAACAATGTAAGCTATCAGGTTGAACAAGGGGAAATTGTAGGTTTGCTTGGTCCGAACGGTGCCGGTAAAACCACCTCCTTTTACATGGCCGTAGGATTGGTGAAACCCAATAGCGGAAAAGTTTTTCTGGACGATAAGGACATTACAAGCCTTCCCATGTACAAGCGTGCCCGCCTGGGCCTGGGCTATCTAGCGCAGGAAGCGTCGGTTTTCCGGTCGTTAACGGTGGAGGAAAATATTCGCGCAGTGCTGGAAATGACCGATATGTCCCGCACGGACCAGAAACAGAAAGTGGAAGAGCTTCTCGAAGAATTTCACCTGACACACGTTCGTAAGAGCAAGGGAATGGTGCTTTCAGGAGGTGAACGGCGGAGAACTGAAATTGCAAGATCACTGGCTGTCGATCCGAAATTCATCCTGCTTGATGAACCTTTTGCAGGCGTTGACCCGATTGCGGTGGAGGACATTCAAAGCATTGTTGCCAAATTGAAACACAAAAACATTGGCATCCTCATCACCGATCACAATGTAAATGAGACACTTTCCATCACGGACCGGGCTTATTTATTATTTGAAGGAAAGATTTTGAAACAAGGAAGCGCGGAGGAATTGGCAGAGGACGAAGTAGTAAGACGCGTTTATTTGGGTCAAAACTTTGAATTAAAACGTAAAATATAA
- the recO gene encoding DNA repair protein RecO has product MLHKTRGIALSYIRYRESSIIAKIYTEAFGIQTYIVNGVRSSKSRNNRIALFQPLTLLDMVVYHKNKEDTMHRISEMKCYQPFQSLPYDVVKSSLALFVTEMLGKTLKEEESNPLLFQFIEESVVYLDEAESAFENFHIHFLVQLASFLGFGIETVEDLESELKNQHFPHMPDPVEKNATMQLLTGNYGLNVVLDRKRRISILEKLLFFYKIHMEALGEIKSLEVLREVLK; this is encoded by the coding sequence ATGTTACATAAAACGCGAGGTATCGCTTTGAGTTATATCCGTTACCGCGAATCTTCGATCATCGCCAAGATTTATACCGAAGCCTTTGGCATTCAGACATATATAGTAAATGGCGTTAGAAGCAGCAAATCGCGGAACAACAGAATCGCATTGTTTCAGCCGCTGACCTTGCTTGATATGGTCGTTTACCATAAAAATAAGGAAGATACAATGCATCGGATCTCGGAAATGAAATGTTACCAGCCGTTCCAAAGTCTGCCTTATGACGTTGTTAAATCAAGTCTGGCACTTTTTGTAACGGAAATGCTCGGAAAAACCTTGAAAGAAGAAGAGAGCAATCCTTTGCTTTTTCAATTTATAGAGGAATCCGTGGTGTATCTGGACGAAGCGGAAAGTGCTTTTGAGAATTTTCATATCCACTTTCTGGTCCAGCTCGCTTCTTTTTTAGGTTTTGGCATAGAGACTGTAGAAGATTTGGAAAGCGAATTAAAAAACCAACATTTTCCACACATGCCCGATCCTGTTGAAAAAAATGCGACAATGCAGCTGCTGACAGGGAATTACGGTTTAAATGTGGTTCTGGACCGGAAGCGCAGGATATCGATTTTAGAAAAACTTCTCTTTTTTTATAAAATACATATGGAGGCATTGGGCGAGATCAAATCCCTCGAGGTTTTACGAGAGGTTTTGAAATAG
- a CDS encoding amidophosphoribosyltransferase, which translates to MSDAIKHECGIALIRLRKPYQYYIDKYETPLYAVHKLSVMMEKQVNRGQDGAGVANIKIDVPPGKRYISRYRSVEPQPLTDIFSKIHKKFRKGLKNHREHTNDAKWLQENLAFTGEVWLGHLRYGTHGSNEVENCHPMLRQSNWRSRNLVMAGNFNMTNVDELFGKLVSLGQHPKEKVDTVTVMEKIGHFLDEENQRVFERFKGIYENPTLSNVIEENIDLPRLLYRSCRDFDGGYAMCGLTGYGASFVIRDPAGIRPAFYYADDEVVVVASEKQAIKAAFNVDYNQIQEITPGSALIVDKNGEYNEFPILPQLEKRSCSFERIYFSRGTDPDIYNERKQLGKLLIPQILKEVNYDLENTIFSYIPNTAETAFLGMIEGLEEYLAKKRKQAIMEGILFEADLEKVLSFRPRIEKLVTKDVKSRTFITADALRDDMVSSVYDTTFEVVRKNVDTVVIIDDSIVRGTTLEKSILTMLDRLSPKKIVVASSAPQIRFPDCYGIDMSKMKDFVAFRAVLKLLEERDLEYLLEDTYMHSVTSIATKNPYHTNYVKALYEPFTDQEISDKIAEIIRPKDLNAELSVVFQTVDNLHKACPQHLGDWYFTGNYPTLGGNKVVNRAFANSHEGKLERAY; encoded by the coding sequence ATGAGCGACGCCATTAAGCATGAGTGCGGCATAGCACTTATCCGTCTTAGAAAGCCTTATCAATACTACATCGACAAGTACGAGACACCGTTATACGCAGTCCACAAGCTTTCGGTAATGATGGAAAAACAGGTAAACCGGGGACAAGATGGAGCCGGAGTTGCCAATATCAAGATAGATGTCCCACCTGGGAAACGATACATCAGCCGATACAGATCCGTAGAACCTCAGCCACTTACGGATATTTTTTCCAAAATTCATAAGAAATTTCGCAAGGGTTTAAAGAACCACAGAGAGCATACCAACGATGCGAAATGGTTGCAGGAAAACCTGGCTTTTACAGGCGAGGTTTGGCTGGGTCACTTGCGATACGGAACACACGGTTCCAATGAAGTTGAAAACTGTCATCCCATGCTGCGCCAGAGCAACTGGAGAAGCCGCAATCTGGTTATGGCTGGGAATTTCAACATGACCAATGTAGATGAGCTTTTTGGAAAACTGGTATCACTGGGACAGCATCCGAAAGAAAAAGTGGATACAGTAACTGTGATGGAGAAAATAGGACATTTCCTGGATGAAGAAAACCAGAGAGTGTTTGAGCGCTTCAAAGGAATTTATGAAAATCCGACGCTTTCCAATGTGATAGAGGAGAATATCGACCTGCCGCGCTTGCTTTACAGGTCGTGCCGGGACTTCGATGGGGGTTATGCCATGTGCGGACTAACAGGTTATGGCGCGTCATTTGTGATCCGCGATCCTGCCGGAATTCGTCCAGCATTTTATTATGCCGATGACGAAGTTGTGGTTGTGGCATCCGAAAAACAGGCGATTAAGGCTGCTTTTAATGTAGATTATAATCAGATTCAGGAAATTACGCCAGGTTCAGCATTAATTGTTGATAAAAATGGCGAATACAATGAGTTCCCGATCTTGCCGCAGCTTGAAAAACGCTCTTGCAGCTTCGAAAGGATCTATTTCTCACGCGGAACCGATCCGGACATTTACAATGAACGCAAGCAATTAGGCAAGCTTTTAATTCCTCAAATTCTTAAAGAGGTCAATTACGATCTTGAAAATACAATCTTCTCTTACATTCCAAATACTGCTGAAACGGCGTTTTTGGGCATGATTGAAGGTTTGGAAGAATATCTGGCTAAAAAACGCAAGCAAGCAATCATGGAAGGCATTCTTTTCGAAGCCGACCTTGAAAAAGTGCTTTCATTCAGGCCGAGAATTGAAAAACTGGTTACCAAAGACGTAAAATCACGGACATTTATTACAGCCGATGCTTTGCGCGATGATATGGTTTCCAGCGTTTACGATACCACTTTCGAGGTTGTGCGTAAGAATGTGGATACGGTTGTGATTATTGACGACTCCATTGTACGCGGAACGACGCTTGAAAAGAGCATTCTGACTATGCTGGACCGATTAAGTCCCAAGAAAATCGTTGTGGCATCGTCCGCTCCGCAGATCCGTTTCCCGGATTGCTATGGCATTGATATGTCAAAAATGAAGGACTTTGTTGCTTTCCGGGCTGTGCTTAAATTGTTAGAAGAACGCGATCTGGAATATTTGTTGGAAGACACTTATATGCATAGTGTAACGTCCATTGCAACCAAAAATCCATATCATACCAATTACGTGAAAGCATTGTATGAGCCTTTTACGGATCAGGAAATTTCCGATAAAATCGCTGAAATTATTCGTCCGAAGGATTTGAATGCAGAGCTTTCGGTTGTGTTCCAGACAGTTGATAATTTACACAAGGCATGTCCGCAGCATTTGGGAGACTGGTATTTTACCGGAAACTATCCAACATTAGGAGGAAATAAAGTGGTTAACAGAGCATTCGCCAATTCGCACGAAGGAAAATTGGAAAGAGCTTATTAA
- a CDS encoding DUF6265 family protein, with protein MTQFSKITWLKTSSLFFAFCLLTTFAKAQTTTGTLNDLSFLEGHWKGTYNGGPIEAGWTAPEGSNIMGYIRMIKDDKPALYEVFAFEQGEKGPIARVKHFKPGLIALEEKAVSDTYNFIEAKKNQALFEKDDVSVRIIYERRSQNQLVIQRGKMEDNKWVFMDLFVFNRVP; from the coding sequence ATGACCCAATTTTCCAAAATAACCTGGCTGAAAACCAGCTCGTTATTCTTCGCATTTTGCTTGCTTACAACTTTTGCCAAAGCACAAACCACCACCGGAACGCTTAATGACCTCAGTTTTCTGGAAGGTCACTGGAAAGGCACTTACAACGGTGGCCCCATAGAAGCCGGCTGGACAGCTCCCGAAGGAAGCAACATTATGGGTTACATTCGCATGATCAAAGATGACAAACCTGCTCTTTATGAGGTTTTTGCATTTGAGCAAGGTGAAAAAGGGCCGATAGCAAGGGTTAAACATTTTAAACCCGGCCTCATTGCCCTGGAAGAAAAAGCCGTTTCCGACACTTACAACTTTATTGAAGCAAAGAAAAATCAGGCATTGTTTGAAAAAGACGATGTTTCCGTGCGGATCATTTATGAAAGACGTTCTCAAAACCAGTTGGTGATCCAGCGCGGGAAAATGGAGGACAACAAGTGGGTGTTTATGGACCTGTTCGTTTTTAACCGGGTTCCATAA
- a CDS encoding DMT family transporter, giving the protein MHWIFLFLAFLIGISNAVQSGVNVQLRESLNNPILAALTSFFVGFVILLIAFACFNQNPIPSLSDIRQISWTRFMGGVLGAFYVLTVIFIVRNIGPANMICLVVAGQMIAAITIDHFGFQGFAVHQITLPRIAGAVLLVAGVYLILKN; this is encoded by the coding sequence ATGCATTGGATTTTCCTGTTTCTGGCTTTCTTAATTGGCATTAGCAACGCAGTTCAGTCTGGCGTGAATGTGCAACTGCGCGAATCATTAAATAACCCGATTTTAGCAGCCCTGACATCTTTTTTCGTGGGTTTTGTGATCCTGTTAATTGCTTTCGCCTGCTTTAATCAAAACCCAATTCCCAGCCTCTCAGACATTAGGCAAATATCCTGGACCCGTTTTATGGGCGGCGTTTTAGGCGCTTTTTATGTGCTTACGGTTATTTTTATCGTGAGAAATATTGGACCCGCCAACATGATTTGTCTGGTCGTAGCGGGGCAAATGATTGCTGCGATAACCATTGATCATTTTGGATTTCAGGGGTTTGCGGTTCATCAGATCACATTACCGCGCATTGCGGGCGCAGTTTTGCTCGTTGCGGGCGTTTACCTGATTTTGAAAAACTAA
- the nuoK gene encoding NADH-quinone oxidoreductase subunit NuoK, giving the protein MTLIPLQHYLIVAAALFCIGLAIAITKRHFIGILLGIELMLNAVNINLVAFSRYDPERLSGQLFALFVIVVAAAEVTIALAIILRVYGYYQSVDPDEVDELKK; this is encoded by the coding sequence ATGACATTGATCCCGTTACAACATTATCTGATTGTTGCAGCTGCATTGTTCTGCATAGGGCTGGCTATTGCCATTACCAAGCGCCACTTTATTGGGATTTTGCTTGGTATAGAATTAATGCTAAATGCGGTGAATATCAACCTCGTAGCTTTCAGTCGTTATGATCCGGAAAGGCTTAGCGGCCAGCTGTTTGCACTTTTTGTCATTGTGGTTGCGGCGGCTGAGGTAACCATTGCGTTGGCCATTATTTTACGCGTCTACGGGTATTATCAATCCGTTGACCCGGACGAAGTAGACGAATTGAAAAAGTAA
- a CDS encoding NADH-quinone oxidoreductase subunit J family protein, which produces MEVAAFYGFSLLAIIAALFILFSKNLIYGAFALFLAFLGVGALYVLAGADFLGVTQIMIYVGGILVLLIFGIMLTQKKKNDDPQQHNRVEILLSRGIWGSLLGAGFFVLLIKIIATANFKMTGETISSKSTIKTIGVELMTSHLLPFEIAAILLLVALVGAAYLAMNRNPAP; this is translated from the coding sequence ATGGAGGTTGCAGCATTTTACGGATTTTCACTTCTAGCGATCATTGCTGCGCTTTTCATTCTATTTTCCAAAAATTTGATTTATGGTGCTTTCGCATTGTTTTTGGCTTTTTTGGGAGTTGGCGCGTTGTATGTTTTAGCGGGTGCCGACTTTCTGGGTGTGACGCAAATTATGATCTACGTCGGAGGGATTCTTGTTTTGCTGATCTTCGGGATAATGCTTACTCAGAAAAAGAAAAACGACGATCCGCAGCAACATAACCGTGTTGAAATATTGCTGAGCCGCGGAATCTGGGGCTCTCTATTGGGTGCAGGATTTTTTGTACTGCTCATTAAAATTATTGCAACGGCGAATTTCAAAATGACCGGCGAAACGATCAGCAGCAAATCGACCATTAAAACAATTGGCGTAGAATTAATGACGAGCCACCTGTTACCCTTCGAAATTGCCGCCATTTTATTGCTGGTTGCCCTGGTTGGCGCGGCTTATCTCGCTATGAACCGCAACCCTGCACCATGA
- a CDS encoding 4Fe-4S binding protein, producing the protein MRLTLRHLWNARKRRKMVDIRSDDFFGGQEGMVTIQYPQETIPIPDNGRYRLHNEIDDCIVCDKCVKVCPVDCIDIEPIRAIEEIGKASDGSPIRLYAAKFDIDMAKCCYCGLCTTVCPTECLTMTKTFDYSEWDVRDMVYNYTNLTPEEADEKRRLLEQFQKEKEALKAVPKPAVTAEQTAASPARPVFKPGMKPKVQETENKEEVKEEVPVAKPARPVFLPKKPAPVVAKEEMPEAEVREIPEVKTEEIPEAKVEEAPKPAAAKPIFKPKMKPPVTIPEKIVEEPKAVVPEPEQPTAEIQPETKPKPAFRPTMKPKSKD; encoded by the coding sequence ATGCGGTTGACGTTGCGGCACTTGTGGAATGCGCGTAAACGCCGCAAAATGGTGGATATCCGTTCCGATGATTTTTTTGGTGGGCAGGAGGGAATGGTGACGATCCAATATCCGCAGGAAACGATCCCTATTCCCGACAATGGACGTTATCGGTTGCACAATGAAATAGACGACTGCATTGTCTGTGATAAATGTGTGAAAGTATGCCCGGTCGATTGCATTGACATTGAGCCGATCAGAGCAATTGAAGAGATTGGAAAAGCGTCGGACGGTTCGCCGATCCGCTTATATGCTGCGAAGTTTGACATTGATATGGCCAAGTGCTGTTACTGCGGACTTTGCACAACCGTTTGCCCGACAGAATGTCTGACCATGACGAAGACATTCGATTACAGCGAGTGGGATGTGCGGGATATGGTTTACAACTACACCAACCTTACTCCCGAAGAAGCCGACGAAAAACGCCGCTTACTCGAACAATTCCAGAAAGAAAAAGAGGCATTAAAAGCAGTGCCGAAACCGGCAGTTACTGCTGAACAAACGGCTGCAAGTCCGGCCAGGCCTGTATTTAAGCCAGGTATGAAGCCGAAAGTTCAGGAAACAGAGAACAAGGAAGAGGTTAAGGAGGAAGTTCCCGTGGCAAAACCTGCGCGTCCTGTTTTTCTGCCAAAAAAACCGGCTCCTGTCGTTGCAAAGGAAGAAATGCCGGAAGCAGAAGTAAGAGAGATTCCCGAAGTAAAAACAGAGGAAATACCCGAAGCGAAAGTGGAGGAAGCACCGAAACCGGCAGCGGCGAAACCGATCTTTAAGCCGAAAATGAAGCCACCGGTCACCATCCCGGAAAAAATAGTCGAAGAGCCAAAAGCGGTAGTTCCTGAACCGGAGCAACCTACCGCAGAAATACAACCGGAAACAAAACCCAAGCCAGCGTTCCGACCTACAATGAAGCCTAAGTCGAAGGATTAA
- a CDS encoding glycosyltransferase family 4 protein, translated as MKPLRILLIHQYFLEDNDGGGSRWNEMSRIWIEEGHHVTVLAGMGHYMHLKSGRYGGKYFVRRTNQDGVKVVRCYVSNSHDAKFLGRLFAQFSFLLSAIWGGIFYARDKYDVVLSTSPPLFVGIAGLVISWIKRIDFVLEIRDLWPESAIETGVLKNKILIRAAFWLERVLYKRAKAINVLTPAFKEVLIKQKRVKADKLWIIPNASDFTLSDRVSKTFNRNAFRTELGLHDRFIIIYVGAHGVANHLIQIIETAELLKNTIAHFLLVGDGAEKAFLIAETRRRDLHNVSLIGTVSKADVFKYILAADAGASVLKKTDVFKTVYSNKTFDYFACSKPVLLAIDGVSRDLVEIADAGLFVEPENPKDFAEKILMYLENPALASRHGSNGHAYARKHFNREFLAREYLKNIDKLLEQGCFA; from the coding sequence ATGAAGCCCTTGCGCATTCTTTTGATTCATCAATATTTCCTGGAAGACAATGATGGCGGTGGTTCGCGGTGGAATGAAATGAGCAGGATATGGATTGAGGAGGGGCATCATGTGACCGTTTTGGCAGGAATGGGGCATTATATGCATTTGAAATCAGGGCGTTATGGGGGAAAATATTTTGTAAGGCGGACGAATCAGGACGGCGTAAAGGTCGTGCGATGTTATGTTTCCAATTCTCATGATGCGAAGTTTTTAGGGCGGCTTTTTGCCCAGTTTTCTTTCTTACTTTCAGCCATTTGGGGAGGAATATTTTACGCCAGAGACAAGTACGATGTCGTGCTTTCCACTTCGCCGCCATTATTTGTGGGCATTGCCGGGCTGGTTATTTCCTGGATCAAGCGAATTGATTTTGTTTTGGAAATCAGAGATCTGTGGCCTGAATCTGCTATTGAGACGGGTGTTTTGAAGAATAAAATACTCATACGTGCTGCATTTTGGCTTGAAAGGGTTTTATATAAAAGAGCTAAGGCGATTAATGTGCTTACGCCAGCTTTCAAAGAAGTCCTAATTAAACAGAAAAGGGTCAAAGCGGACAAACTATGGATAATTCCCAATGCTTCTGATTTTACGCTTTCGGATAGGGTTAGCAAAACATTTAATAGGAACGCATTCCGAACAGAACTTGGGTTACATGATCGTTTTATTATTATCTATGTTGGCGCGCATGGAGTTGCTAATCACTTGATCCAGATCATTGAAACTGCTGAACTCCTTAAAAACACAATCGCGCATTTTCTGCTGGTGGGTGACGGAGCTGAAAAAGCGTTTTTGATTGCTGAAACACGACGGCGGGATCTGCATAACGTTAGCTTAATTGGCACCGTTTCCAAGGCAGATGTCTTCAAATACATTCTAGCAGCCGATGCCGGTGCTTCTGTTTTGAAAAAAACGGATGTTTTTAAAACGGTTTATAGCAACAAAACCTTTGACTATTTCGCTTGTAGCAAACCCGTTTTGCTCGCTATCGACGGCGTATCGCGGGATTTGGTCGAAATTGCAGATGCCGGATTGTTTGTCGAGCCGGAAAACCCGAAAGATTTCGCTGAAAAAATCTTGATGTATCTCGAAAATCCTGCGCTTGCGTCCCGGCACGGGAGCAATGGTCATGCGTACGCGAGGAAGCATTTCAACAGGGAATTCCTGGCCAGGGAATATTTAAAAAACATAGACAAGCTCTTGGAACAGGGATGTTTTGCTTGA
- a CDS encoding heparinase II/III family protein, translated as MSYFSKEDWLDQNQQFPLGRAASALTQNAQLSGLRERAAHIRENRFLYFNDQWRAAPDWHTNPEYGFTYKKNTHWSKIPTLSRQAGDIKYVWDKSRFCFLFDLLRSDFHFEKDQSKLVFELIDDWIDQNPVNRGSNWICGQEISLRVINWISALHYYKNSETLSPALFKKISQSIYDQMRHVAANIHFARSVVRNNHALTETLALYIVGTYFPHFPESKEWRRKGEKWFVREIAYQIYPDGTFLQFSMNYHRVVVQLLTLAITFAELNGDKWADVVYDRARKSLYFLRSCQDDITGWLPNYGNNDGALFFPLTECHFRDFRPQLEALGNALGIDLNFEKGLWNEETAWFSIKKTDQNLFETFEPKSLMCFEHGGYYVIRDNKTLTLLRCGAYKNRPFQADNLHLDIWINGVNLLHDAGSYSYNADERWTRYFSGTASHNTVMLGNFDQMKKGPRFIWFNWIKKAKATINEAVDFYSIEAEFEGFYELGKGIRHHRRVIKSKEKSHWLIEDRIENLPGHLPMHQIWHPHPDFFEHYQITAEDIEGHEIGYEETEGWYAESYGRKVKCSRLVFSSFGNCIRTVIEEKQSL; from the coding sequence TTGTCATATTTTTCGAAAGAAGATTGGCTTGATCAAAATCAGCAATTTCCGCTTGGTCGGGCCGCATCAGCATTAACGCAAAATGCGCAATTATCGGGTTTGCGGGAAAGGGCAGCGCATATCCGGGAAAACCGGTTCCTATATTTCAATGACCAATGGCGTGCAGCTCCTGATTGGCATACGAATCCGGAATATGGATTCACTTATAAAAAAAACACGCATTGGAGCAAGATTCCAACGCTTTCCAGGCAAGCGGGAGACATTAAATACGTTTGGGATAAATCGCGTTTCTGCTTCCTGTTTGACCTTTTGCGCTCTGATTTTCACTTTGAGAAAGATCAGTCCAAACTTGTTTTTGAATTGATAGACGATTGGATTGATCAAAATCCTGTGAACCGAGGCTCAAACTGGATTTGCGGCCAGGAAATTTCGCTGCGGGTTATCAATTGGATCTCTGCTTTGCATTATTACAAAAATTCGGAAACGCTTTCGCCTGCACTTTTCAAGAAAATTTCGCAAAGCATTTACGATCAAATGCGGCATGTTGCAGCAAACATTCATTTCGCTCGAAGTGTCGTAAGAAATAACCACGCACTTACGGAAACCTTGGCATTGTACATTGTTGGAACGTATTTTCCACATTTTCCCGAAAGTAAGGAGTGGAGAAGAAAGGGGGAAAAATGGTTCGTGCGGGAGATCGCTTATCAGATTTACCCAGACGGCACATTTCTGCAATTCTCCATGAATTACCACCGCGTCGTCGTGCAATTGCTGACTCTGGCAATAACATTCGCAGAGCTGAATGGCGACAAATGGGCCGATGTTGTTTACGATCGGGCAAGGAAGTCGCTTTACTTTTTACGAAGTTGCCAGGATGACATTACGGGGTGGCTTCCCAATTACGGGAACAATGATGGCGCATTGTTTTTTCCCCTGACGGAATGCCATTTTCGTGATTTCAGACCGCAGTTAGAAGCGCTTGGAAACGCTTTGGGAATTGATCTCAACTTTGAAAAAGGCCTTTGGAATGAAGAAACTGCGTGGTTTTCCATCAAAAAAACAGATCAAAACTTGTTCGAAACTTTTGAGCCGAAATCTTTAATGTGTTTTGAGCATGGCGGTTATTACGTTATCCGCGATAACAAAACTTTAACCTTGCTGCGTTGCGGAGCTTACAAAAACAGGCCATTCCAGGCGGATAATCTGCACTTGGACATTTGGATTAATGGTGTAAACCTCCTGCACGACGCCGGTTCTTATTCCTATAATGCAGATGAAAGGTGGACGCGATATTTTTCAGGAACCGCTTCACACAATACAGTGATGCTAGGCAATTTTGATCAAATGAAGAAAGGCCCACGCTTCATTTGGTTTAACTGGATAAAAAAGGCAAAGGCAACTATAAATGAGGCCGTTGATTTCTATTCAATTGAGGCTGAATTTGAAGGATTTTATGAATTAGGAAAGGGCATAAGGCATCACAGACGGGTCATTAAATCGAAGGAAAAGTCGCATTGGCTCATTGAAGACCGTATCGAAAACCTGCCCGGCCACCTTCCCATGCATCAAATCTGGCACCCGCATCCCGATTTTTTTGAACATTACCAGATCACAGCGGAGGATATAGAAGGTCATGAAATCGGTTATGAGGAGACGGAGGGCTGGTATGCTGAGAGTTATGGAAGGAAAGTTAAATGCAGCAGACTCGTATTTTCCAGTTTCGGGAATTGTATCAGGACCGTCATTGAAGAAAAGCAATCTCTATGA